In the Drosophila biarmipes strain raj3 chromosome X, RU_DBia_V1.1, whole genome shotgun sequence genome, one interval contains:
- the LOC108025691 gene encoding acid phosphatase type 7 isoform X1, whose translation MQRLEVPLLASLLLLLPGILAAFQQASTAEVNIVHYQPEQVHLAFGEHTDSEIVVTWSTRSLPPDPEVGAASVVEYGQLVAGQAELTQQARGTASKFVDGGHRQATQFIHRVTLRDLKPNATYAYHCGSDFGWSAVFQFRTVPSASVDWSPSLAIYGDMGNENAQSLARLQQETQRGMYDAIIHVGDFAYDMNSQNARVGDEFMRQIESVAAYLPYMVVPGNHEEKFNFSNYRARFSMPGGTDNLFYSFDLGPVHFVGISTEVYYFLNYGLKPLVFQFDWLREDLAKANLPENRAKRPWIILYGHRPMYCSNENDNDCTHSETLTRVGWPFVHMFGLEPLLYEFGVDVAIWAHEHSYERLWPIYNYEVRNGTLKDSPYEDPRAPVHIVTGSAGCKEGREPFKGKIPEWSAFHSQDYGYTRLKAHNRTHLHFEQVSDDKDGAIIDDFWLVKSKHGSYRN comes from the exons ATGCAGCGTCTGGAAGTGCCTCTGCTGGCGtcgctgcttctgctgctgccggGAATCCTGGCCGCCTTCCAGCAGGCGTCCACCGCGGAGGTCAACATCGTCCACTACCAGCCGGAGCAAGTGCATCTGGCCTTTGGAG AACACACCGATAGCGAGATAGTCGTCACTTGGTCCACGCGCAGCCTGCCGCCGGATCCGGAAGTGGGTGCGGCCAGCGTGGTGGAGTACGGCCAGCTGGTGGCCGGACAGGCCGAGCTCACCCAACAGGCCCGTGGCACGGCCAGCAAGTTCGTGGACGGCGGCCACAGGCAGGCCACGCAGTTCATCCACAGG GTGACGCTTAGGGACCTAAAGCCGAATGCCACCTATGCCTACCATTGTGGCAGTGACTTCGGCTGGTCGGCGGTATTCCAGTTCCGCACGGTGCCCTCCGCGTCCGTCGACTGGTCGCCCTCGCTGGCCATCTACGGGGACATGGGCAACGAGAATGCCCAGTCCCTGGCCCGATTGCAGCAGGAGACGCAGCGCGGCATGTACGATGCCATCATCCATGTGGGTGACTTTGCCTACGACATGAACTCGCAGAATGCGCGCGTGGGGGATGAGTTTATGCGGCAGATCGAGTCGGTGGCCGCCTACCTGCCCTACATGGTGGTGCCCGGCAATCACGAGGAGAAGTT CAACTTCTCCAACTATCGGGCCCGCTTCAGCATGCCGGGCGGCACGGACAACTTGTTCTACAGCTTCGACCTGGGACCCGTTCACTTCGTGGGCATCAGCACGGAGGTCTACTACTTCCTCAACTACGGCCTGAAGCCGCTGGTTTTCCAGTTCGACTGGCTGCGCGAGGATCTGGCCAAGGCCAATCTGCCCGAGAACCGGGCCAAGCGGCCGTGGATCATCCTGTACGGCCACAGGCCCATGTACTGCAGCAACGAGAACGACAACGACTGCACCCACTCGGAGACGCTCACCCGGGTGGGCTGGCCCTTTGTCCATATGTTCGGTCTGGAGCCGCTGCTCTACGAGTTCGGCGTGGACGTGGCCATCTGGGCGCATGAACACTCGTACGAGCGACTCTGGCCCATTTACAACTACGAGGTGCGCAATGGCACGCTAAAGGACTCGCCCTACGAGGATCCACGTGCTCCGGTGCACATTGTCACGGGATCCGCCGGCTGCAAGGAGGGCAGGGAGCCGTTCAAGGGCAAAATACCCGAATGGAGCGCGTTCCACAGCCAGGATTACGGCTACACGCGGCTCAAGGCCCACAATCGCACCCACCTGCACTTCGAGCAGGTGTCCGACGACAAGGACGGCGCCATCATCGATGACTTCTGGTTGGTGAAATCCAAACACGGCAGCTACCGGAATTGA
- the LOC108025694 gene encoding keratin-associated protein 6-2 isoform X2: protein MKCFFILIATSLVLGAWAQEAADSDLEQVASASAPEAVAVEDQVSAASSYAPLQDKKQEKRYVGGYGGYGAGYGAGYGAGYGGYGGYGGYGSGLAGGYGGAYGSGVGVDGYYNPYSSRSLGGLDGAAVAGYGGYGSALGGYGSGLGGYGSALGGYGSGVGVGGYAGSYNSNPYALSYYNSRLGAGAGTGYPYYNTRFGAGGYPSSYYTSNYGNSVVGGGLGALGGVPPIGSGYNYGSGISGTVY, encoded by the exons ATGAAGTGCTTT TTCATCCTGATAGCGACGAGCCTGGTGCTGGGTGCCTGGGCCCAGGAGGCGGCGGACTCCGACCTGGAGCAGGtggcttcggcttcggctcCCGAGGCGGTGGCTGTGGAGGATCAGGTGAGCGCGGCCAGCAGCTATGCGCCGCTGCAGGATAAGAAGCAGGAGAAGCGCTATGTTGGTGGATACGGTGGCTATGGAGCAGGATACGGCGCGGGCTACGGCGCAGGATACGGCGGCTATGGCGGTTACGGAGGCTATGGCTCCGGCCTGGCCGGCGGATACGGAGGAGCCTACGGCAGTGGCGTTGGAGTGGACGGCTACTACAACCCGTACAGCTCGCGATCTCTGGGCGGACTAG ATGGCGCTGCAGTGGCCGGCTATGGAGGTTATGGCTCCGCTCTCGGTGGCTACGGATCCGGACTGGGCGGCTACGGCTCTGCCCTGGGTGGCTACGGAtcgggcgtgggcgtgggcggctATGCTGGCTCCTACAACTCGAATCCCTATGCGCTGTCCTACTACAACAGCAGGCTGGGCGCCGGAGCCGGCACTGGGTATCCGTACTACAACACCCGGTTCGGTGCCGGAGGCTACCCGTCCAGCTACTACACGAGCAACTACGGCAACAGCGTGGTCGGCGGCGGACTGGGCGCCCTGGGCGGAGTGCCGCCCATCGGATCTGGCTACAACTACGGCTCCGGCATCTCGGGCACCGTCTACTAG
- the LOC108025691 gene encoding acid phosphatase type 7 isoform X4: MQRLEVPLLASLLLLLPGILAAFQQASTAEVNIVHYQPEQVHLAFGETVLDIVVTWNTRDNTNESICEFGIDGLHRRVKAAQMPTKFVDGGAKKATQYIHRVTLSNLRPNTTYLYHCGSELGWSATYWFRTRFEHSDWSPTLAIYGDMGVVNAASLPALQRETQSGQYDAIIHVGDFAYDMDWENGEVGDEFMRQVETIAAYVPYMVCVGNHEEKYNFSNYRARFNMPGETDSLWYSFNLGPVHFVSFSTEVYYFLSYGFKLLTKQFEWLERDLAEANLPENRAKRPWIITYGHRPMYCSDDKEYDCNAQLETYIRQGLPMLKWFGLEDLFFKHGVDVEIFAHEHFYTRLWPIYNYKVYNGSAEAPYTNPKAPIQIITGSAGCKEEREPFSHELPEWNAYHSNDYGYTRLKAHNGTHMHFEQVSDDQDGAIVDSFWVIKDQHGSYPPPQ, translated from the exons ATGCAGCGTCTGGAAGTGCCTCTGCTGGCGtcgctgcttctgctgctgccggGAATCCTGGCCGCCTTCCAGCAGGCGTCCACCGCGGAGGTCAACATCGTCCACTACCAGCCGGAGCAAGTGCATCTGGCCTTTGGAG AAACCGTGCTCGACATTGTCGTCACCTGGAACACGCGCGACAACACCAACGAATCGATCTGCGAGTTCGGCATCGATGGACTGCATCGTCGAGTGAAGGCGGCGCAGATGCCCACGAAATTCGTGGACGGCGGAGCCAAAAAGGCCACCCAGTACATTCATCGT GTGACTCTTTCGAATCTAAGGCCGAACACCACCTACCTGTACCACTGCGGCAGTGAGTTGGGCTGGTCCGCCACCTACTGGTTCCGCACACGGTTCGAGCACAGCGACTGGTCGCCCACATTGGCCATCTACGGCGACATGGGCGTGGTCAATGCGGCATCCCTGCCAGCGCTGCAACGCGAAACGCAGAGTGGCCAGTACGATGCCATTATCCATGTGGGAGACTTCGCCTACGACATGGACTGGGAGAACGGCGAGGTGGGCGACGAGTTCATGCGCCAGGTGGAGACCATAGCCGCCTATGTGCCCTACATGGTGTGCGTGGGCAACCACGAGGAGAAGTA CAACTTCTCCAACTACCGCGCCCGCTTCAACATGCCTGGCGAAACGGACAGCCTGTGGTACAGCTTTAACCTGGGACCCGTGCACTTCGTCTCCTTCTCCACGGAGGTCTACTACTTCCTCAGCTACGGCTTCAAGCTGCTGACCAAGCAGTTCGAGTGGCTGGAGCGCGACCTGGCCGAGGCCAATCTGCCCGAGAACCGCGCCAAACGTCCGTGGATCATCACCTACGGCCACCGACCCATGTACTGCAGCGATGACAAGGAGTACGACTGCAATGCCCAGCTGGAGACGTACATCCGCCAGGGTCTGCCCATGCTCAAGTGGTTCGGCCTGGAGGATCTGTTCTTCAAGCACGGCGTCGATGTGGAGATCTTTGCGCACGAGCACTTCTACACGCGTCTCTGGCCAATCTACAACTACAAGGTGTACAATGGCAGCGCGGAGGCGCCGTACACGAATCCCAAGGCGCCCATACAGATCATCACCGGTTCCGCCGGCTGCAAGGAGGAGCGCGAGCCCTTCTCACACGAACTTCCCGAATGGAATGCCTACCACAGCAAT GATTATGGTTACACCCGACTGAAGGCGCACAACGGCACCCATATGCACTTCGAGCAGGTGTCCGACGACCAGGACGGCGCCATTGTGGACTCCTTCTGGGTGATCAAGGACCAGCATGGCTCCTATCCGCCTCCCCAATGA
- the LOC108025694 gene encoding keratin-associated protein 6-2 isoform X1 codes for MKCFFILIATSLVLGAWAQEAADSDLEQVASASAPEAVAVEDQVSAASSYAPLQDKKQEKRYVGGYGGYGAGYGAGYGAGYGGYGGYGGYGSGLAGGYGGAYGSGVGVDGYYNPYSSRSLGGLGEDGAAVAGYGGYGSALGGYGSGLGGYGSALGGYGSGVGVGGYAGSYNSNPYALSYYNSRLGAGAGTGYPYYNTRFGAGGYPSSYYTSNYGNSVVGGGLGALGGVPPIGSGYNYGSGISGTVY; via the exons ATGAAGTGCTTT TTCATCCTGATAGCGACGAGCCTGGTGCTGGGTGCCTGGGCCCAGGAGGCGGCGGACTCCGACCTGGAGCAGGtggcttcggcttcggctcCCGAGGCGGTGGCTGTGGAGGATCAGGTGAGCGCGGCCAGCAGCTATGCGCCGCTGCAGGATAAGAAGCAGGAGAAGCGCTATGTTGGTGGATACGGTGGCTATGGAGCAGGATACGGCGCGGGCTACGGCGCAGGATACGGCGGCTATGGCGGTTACGGAGGCTATGGCTCCGGCCTGGCCGGCGGATACGGAGGAGCCTACGGCAGTGGCGTTGGAGTGGACGGCTACTACAACCCGTACAGCTCGCGATCTCTGGGCGGACTAGGTGAGG ATGGCGCTGCAGTGGCCGGCTATGGAGGTTATGGCTCCGCTCTCGGTGGCTACGGATCCGGACTGGGCGGCTACGGCTCTGCCCTGGGTGGCTACGGAtcgggcgtgggcgtgggcggctATGCTGGCTCCTACAACTCGAATCCCTATGCGCTGTCCTACTACAACAGCAGGCTGGGCGCCGGAGCCGGCACTGGGTATCCGTACTACAACACCCGGTTCGGTGCCGGAGGCTACCCGTCCAGCTACTACACGAGCAACTACGGCAACAGCGTGGTCGGCGGCGGACTGGGCGCCCTGGGCGGAGTGCCGCCCATCGGATCTGGCTACAACTACGGCTCCGGCATCTCGGGCACCGTCTACTAG
- the LOC108025691 gene encoding acid phosphatase type 7 isoform X2, with protein MQRLEVPLLASLLLLLPGILAAFQQASTAEVNIVHYQPEQVHLAFGETVLDIVVTWNTRDNTNESICEFGIDGLHRRVKAAQMPTKFVDGGAKKATQYIHRVTLSNLRPNTTYLYHCGSELGWSATYWFRTRFEHSDWSPTLAIYGDMGVVNAASLPALQRETQSGQYDAIIHVGDFAYDMDWENGEVGDEFMRQVETIAAYVPYMVCVGNHEEKYNFSHYINRFSMPGETQNMFYSFDLGPVHFIGFSTEVYYFTQFGIKQIVMQYDWLERDLIEANKPENRRKRPWIITYGHRPMYCSNDNGDDCANHETIVRKGLPMLDFFGLEPLFYQYGVDVELWAHEHCYERMWPMYNYTVLNGSLAEPYVNPGAPIHIISGAAGNHEGREPFFKRMPPWSAFHSQDFGYLRLKAHNGTHLYFEQVSDDKKGEVIDRFWVIKDKHGPYEPVSAPDLN; from the exons ATGCAGCGTCTGGAAGTGCCTCTGCTGGCGtcgctgcttctgctgctgccggGAATCCTGGCCGCCTTCCAGCAGGCGTCCACCGCGGAGGTCAACATCGTCCACTACCAGCCGGAGCAAGTGCATCTGGCCTTTGGAG AAACCGTGCTCGACATTGTCGTCACCTGGAACACGCGCGACAACACCAACGAATCGATCTGCGAGTTCGGCATCGATGGACTGCATCGTCGAGTGAAGGCGGCGCAGATGCCCACGAAATTCGTGGACGGCGGAGCCAAAAAGGCCACCCAGTACATTCATCGT GTGACTCTTTCGAATCTAAGGCCGAACACCACCTACCTGTACCACTGCGGCAGTGAGTTGGGCTGGTCCGCCACCTACTGGTTCCGCACACGGTTCGAGCACAGCGACTGGTCGCCCACATTGGCCATCTACGGCGACATGGGCGTGGTCAATGCGGCATCCCTGCCAGCGCTGCAACGCGAAACGCAGAGTGGCCAGTACGATGCCATTATCCATGTGGGAGACTTCGCCTACGACATGGACTGGGAGAACGGCGAGGTGGGCGACGAGTTCATGCGCCAGGTGGAGACCATAGCCGCCTATGTGCCCTACATGGTGTGCGTGGGCAACCACGAGGAGAAGTA CAACTTCTCGCACTACATCAATCGCTTCAGCATGCCGGGTGAAACACAGAACATGTTCTACAGCTTCGACCTGGGACCGGTGCACTTCATCGGCTTCAGCACGGAGGTCTACTACTTCACCCAGTTCGGGATCAAGCAGATCGTGATGCAGTACGACTGGCTGGAGCGGGATTTGATCGAGGCGAACAAGCCGGAGAATCGCCGTAAGCGTCCGTGGATCATCACCTACGGCCACCGACCCATGTACTGCAGCAATGACAACGGCGATGACTGCGCCAATCACGAGACCATTGTGCGCAAGGGACTGCCCATGCTGGACTTCTTCGGCCTGGAGCCACTCTTCTACCAGTACGGCGTGGATGTGGAGCTGTGGGCCCACGAGCACTGCTACGAGCGCATGTGGCCCATGTACAACTATACGGTGCTCAATGGATCCCTGGCCGAGCCGTATGTGAATCCCGGTGCTCCAATACACATCATTTCGGGGGCTGCTGGCAACCACGAGGGCAGGGAGCCGTTCTTCAAGCGCATGCCCCCCTGGAGCGCCTTCCACAGCCAGGACTTTGGCTACCTCCGGCTGAAGGCCCACAACGGCACTCATTTGTACTTTGAGCAGGTGTCGGACGACAAGAAGGGCGAGGTCATCGATCGCTTCTGGGTGATCAAGGACAAGCATGGACCATATGAGCCCGTCTCCGCGCCAGATCTCAACTGA
- the LOC108025691 gene encoding acid phosphatase type 7 isoform X3 codes for MQRLEVPLLASLLLLLPGILAAFQQASTAEVNIVHYQPEQVHLAFGDNLRDITVTWSTRGSPNASLVQFAKNYLNDKLTIVNGTWQRFVDGGKKARTQYIHNVELKDLEPDTRYEYSCGSPLGWSSVFTFKTPPAGEKWSPSLAIFGDMGNENAQSMGRLQQDTERGMYDAIIHVGDFAYDMDTSNAAVGDAFMRQIESVAAYVPYMVCPGNHEEKYNFSNYRARFNMPGETDSLWYSFNLGPVHFVSFSTEVYYFLSYGFKLLTKQFEWLERDLAEANLPENRAKRPWIITYGHRPMYCSDDKEYDCNAQLETYIRQGLPMLKWFGLEDLFFKHGVDVEIFAHEHFYTRLWPIYNYKVYNGSAEAPYTNPKAPIQIITGSAGCKEEREPFSHELPEWNAYHSNDYGYTRLKAHNGTHMHFEQVSDDQDGAIVDSFWVIKDQHGSYPPPQ; via the exons ATGCAGCGTCTGGAAGTGCCTCTGCTGGCGtcgctgcttctgctgctgccggGAATCCTGGCCGCCTTCCAGCAGGCGTCCACCGCGGAGGTCAACATCGTCCACTACCAGCCGGAGCAAGTGCATCTGGCCTTTGGAG ACAACCTGCGTGACATTACCGTGACCTGGTCGACGCGCGGCTCCCCCAACGCCTCGCTAGTCCAGTTCGCCAAGAACTACCTCAACGACAAGCTAACCATAGTGAACGGAACCTGGCAGCGGTTCGTGGACGGCGGCAAGAAGGCTCGCACCCAGTATATACACAATGTGGAGCTGAAGGATCTGGAGCCGGACACCCGGTACGAGTACTCCTGCGGCAGTCCCCTGGGCTGGTCGTCCGTTTTTACTTTCAAAACGCCGCCGGCGGGCGAGAAGTGGTCACCCTCGCTGGCCATCTTTGGTGACATGGGCAACGAGAATGCCCAGTCGATGGGACGCCTGCAGCAGGACACAGAGCGCGGCATGTACGATGCCATCATCCATGTGGGCGACTTTGCCTACGACATGGACACCTCCAACGCGGCCGTGGGCGATGCCTTTATGAGGCAGATCGAATCGGTGGCTGCCTATGTGCCCTACATGGTCTGTCCGGGCAATCACGAGGAGAAGTA CAACTTCTCCAACTACCGCGCCCGCTTCAACATGCCTGGCGAAACGGACAGCCTGTGGTACAGCTTTAACCTGGGACCCGTGCACTTCGTCTCCTTCTCCACGGAGGTCTACTACTTCCTCAGCTACGGCTTCAAGCTGCTGACCAAGCAGTTCGAGTGGCTGGAGCGCGACCTGGCCGAGGCCAATCTGCCCGAGAACCGCGCCAAACGTCCGTGGATCATCACCTACGGCCACCGACCCATGTACTGCAGCGATGACAAGGAGTACGACTGCAATGCCCAGCTGGAGACGTACATCCGCCAGGGTCTGCCCATGCTCAAGTGGTTCGGCCTGGAGGATCTGTTCTTCAAGCACGGCGTCGATGTGGAGATCTTTGCGCACGAGCACTTCTACACGCGTCTCTGGCCAATCTACAACTACAAGGTGTACAATGGCAGCGCGGAGGCGCCGTACACGAATCCCAAGGCGCCCATACAGATCATCACCGGTTCCGCCGGCTGCAAGGAGGAGCGCGAGCCCTTCTCACACGAACTTCCCGAATGGAATGCCTACCACAGCAAT GATTATGGTTACACCCGACTGAAGGCGCACAACGGCACCCATATGCACTTCGAGCAGGTGTCCGACGACCAGGACGGCGCCATTGTGGACTCCTTCTGGGTGATCAAGGACCAGCATGGCTCCTATCCGCCTCCCCAATGA